In the genome of Flexistipes sinusarabici DSM 4947, one region contains:
- a CDS encoding DUF134 domain-containing protein, with product MPRPPKERLVMHRPRINEFGPYNDNKPNKDESLENNGNTTILTLDELEAMRLADLECLSQEEAAALMNVSRQTFGRIVEIARKKMADALINGKIVKIECKEYIRFYKRHLKCIRCAHEWEDSDGAKTNYYCPKCNSDEIIKMRRCGKECKCPLKLTGNIP from the coding sequence ATGCCTCGTCCACCTAAAGAAAGATTGGTTATGCACCGGCCTCGGATTAATGAATTCGGGCCATACAATGACAACAAACCAAACAAAGATGAATCCTTAGAAAACAATGGTAATACGACAATTTTAACTCTTGATGAGCTGGAGGCAATGAGGCTTGCTGATCTTGAATGTTTGTCACAGGAAGAAGCGGCGGCACTGATGAATGTATCGAGGCAAACCTTCGGCAGGATAGTTGAAATAGCCAGAAAAAAAATGGCGGATGCTCTGATAAACGGCAAGATTGTCAAAATAGAGTGCAAAGAATACATAAGATTTTATAAGAGACATTTAAAATGCATCAGATGCGCCCATGAATGGGAAGATTCGGATGGTGCAAAAACAAACTACTATTGCCCCAAATGCAACTCTGATGAAATAATAAAAATGAGAAGGTGCGGTAAAGAGTGTAAATGCCCCTTAAAATTAACCGGCAATATACCCTAA